Proteins encoded within one genomic window of Polyangia bacterium:
- a CDS encoding circularly permuted type 2 ATP-grasp protein, whose protein sequence is MLADLQRSLLLEGYRPPEGTYDELVDASGHPREHGAIAASLIAGLSAEAFARCQALAELALSQQGVTFSVYSDQRGAEKVMPVCLVPRVIGADEWLDVERGLVQRLKALEMFLDDVYGAQRALKESVIPGELVHRSTQFLAKIQGLRPPGGVRLHIAGIDLIRDPDGTMRVLEDNLRTPSGVSYVLENRLVTKRVFQHAMEHIGVRRVDDYPLHLADTLRSVSPHDPEDSTIVVLTPGPLNSAYFEHSFLARSMGLELVEASDLFVHCDEVFVRTTKGPRRVSVIYRRTDDAYLDPEFFRPDSLLGVPGLMRAYAAGNVALANAPGNGVADDKAIYAFVPDLIRFYLSEEPLLEQVSTYVCAKREDRQYVLENLDKLVVKAVDEAGGYGMLMGPQSTAAERDDFRQRILADPRRYIAQPRIELSTCPTWIAERRCIEPRRVDLRPFILTSRSGSWVLPGGLTRVALRAGSYVVNSSQGGGSKDTWVQAAQAEMT, encoded by the coding sequence GTGTTGGCCGACCTGCAGCGCTCGCTGCTCCTTGAAGGCTATCGACCTCCGGAGGGGACGTACGACGAGCTCGTTGACGCCAGCGGGCACCCCCGAGAGCACGGTGCCATCGCCGCCAGCTTGATCGCCGGATTAAGCGCGGAGGCGTTCGCCCGCTGCCAGGCCCTGGCCGAGCTGGCGCTGTCGCAACAAGGCGTGACGTTCTCCGTCTACTCCGATCAGCGCGGCGCCGAGAAGGTGATGCCGGTGTGTCTGGTGCCGCGGGTGATCGGCGCCGACGAATGGCTCGACGTCGAACGGGGCCTGGTGCAGCGGCTAAAAGCGCTGGAGATGTTCCTGGACGACGTCTACGGCGCGCAGCGCGCGTTGAAAGAAAGCGTCATCCCCGGCGAGCTGGTCCATCGCTCGACCCAGTTTCTGGCCAAGATCCAGGGACTGCGTCCGCCGGGCGGGGTGCGCCTCCACATCGCCGGGATCGATCTGATTCGCGATCCGGACGGCACCATGCGGGTTCTGGAAGACAACCTGCGCACGCCTTCGGGCGTGTCTTACGTCCTGGAAAATCGCCTGGTCACCAAGCGCGTGTTCCAGCACGCCATGGAGCACATCGGTGTGCGGCGGGTGGATGATTATCCGTTGCACCTGGCGGATACCTTGCGTTCGGTCTCGCCGCACGATCCCGAGGATTCGACCATCGTGGTGCTCACGCCCGGGCCGCTGAACTCGGCGTACTTCGAGCACAGCTTCCTGGCCCGATCGATGGGCCTCGAGCTGGTCGAGGCGTCGGATCTTTTCGTTCACTGCGACGAGGTGTTCGTGCGCACCACCAAAGGTCCGCGTCGGGTCAGCGTCATCTATCGCCGCACCGACGATGCCTACCTTGATCCGGAGTTCTTCCGTCCCGACAGCCTGCTGGGCGTGCCCGGGCTGATGCGCGCCTACGCCGCCGGCAACGTGGCGCTGGCCAACGCGCCCGGCAACGGCGTGGCCGACGACAAGGCCATCTACGCCTTCGTGCCCGACCTGATCCGTTTCTATCTCAGCGAAGAGCCGCTCCTCGAACAGGTGTCGACTTACGTCTGCGCCAAGCGCGAAGATCGCCAGTACGTCCTGGAAAATCTGGACAAGCTGGTGGTGAAGGCGGTCGACGAAGCCGGCGGATACGGCATGTTGATGGGCCCGCAGTCGACGGCCGCCGAGCGCGACGATTTTCGCCAGCGCATCCTGGCCGATCCGCGCCGCTACATCGCCCAGCCGCGCATCGAGCTGTCCACCTGCCCGACGTGGATCGCCGAACGCCGCTGCATCGAACCGCGCCGGGTCGATCTGCGTCCATTCATCCTCACCAGCCGCAGCGGGTCGTGGGTCCTTCCCGGTGGGTTGACGCGCGTGGCGTTGCGGGCCGGTTCCTACGTGGTCAATTCCAGCCAGGGTGGCGGATCAAAAGACACCTGGGTGCAGGCGGCCCAGGCGGAGATGACGTGA
- a CDS encoding circularly permuted type 2 ATP-grasp protein, producing the protein MPGPPSSTLANVLDFDSGLSRQYSPSRRSFDEMSDAHGAVRPHWTHLVERLEALGPIELRARWDQAQQLIHDNGVSFNVYGDAHGMERPWQLSPIPVVIAPDEFAAVAGGLEQRAHLLDRLLADVYGPQRCLAEGWLPPELVLAHPGFLRPCHGVQLPQGRFLHFYAGDLVRAPSGQFHVLTDRTQAPSGAGYALENRIIIARVFPDVFRDCNVQRLALFFRSMRQMLAALAPENRENPRIVLLSPGPYNATYFEQAFLAQYLGYMLVDGADLTVRDGRVFLKTLGGLHQVDVILRRLNDEFCDPLELRADSTLGIPGLTQAVRDGNVAVANALGSGILQMPALVPFLPAICRGLLGEELKMPSVPSWWCGDPAALSHVRANIDHLVIKQAYASPGNYGQTLFGEALSQAQRDELLARVAAAPARFVAQERIFPSTTPLMNGDQLIPRQMIIRSFLVARGDGSGYDVMPGALSLIAGGPDEHEISMQAGAGSKDTWVVSGGPVSTFSLLPPSSQPIALSRGGGDLPSRVADNLFWLGRYAERAEAIARLARTICLRLSEQTDPRLVEGSELTPLLVALYMQTHATLNPPPPSTTPPAPEERLFDAIFDGQHAGTLRATIRSTHRVAGVIRDRISADTWRVLTALDQEIREVDRGAGSYHVSGLARLLDRLVMNLAALSGMVMESMTRGQAWRFLDMGRRLERAINMVFLMRAALTTTIEREGPLLEAVLEVADSSITYRRRYLASLQVTPVIDMLLADETNPRSVAYQLSALATHMSHLPGQARAGAGGEERIVAGGIDRVRTADLMALGAADSHGQRPPLAALLEQMGRDLPRLSDVLSASYLSHAAVSRQLAEDASDGGPRR; encoded by the coding sequence ATGCCTGGCCCTCCTTCGTCCACGCTGGCCAATGTTCTGGACTTTGACAGCGGGCTTTCGCGCCAGTATTCGCCGTCCCGGCGCTCGTTCGACGAGATGAGCGACGCCCACGGCGCGGTCCGTCCGCACTGGACGCACCTCGTGGAACGGTTGGAAGCTCTGGGACCGATCGAACTGCGCGCGCGCTGGGACCAGGCACAGCAGCTGATTCACGACAACGGCGTCAGCTTCAACGTCTACGGCGATGCGCACGGCATGGAGCGGCCGTGGCAATTGTCCCCCATCCCGGTGGTGATCGCGCCCGACGAATTCGCCGCCGTCGCCGGCGGGCTGGAACAACGCGCGCATCTGCTGGACCGCCTCTTGGCCGACGTCTACGGACCGCAGCGCTGTCTGGCCGAAGGCTGGCTGCCGCCCGAGCTGGTGCTGGCCCATCCGGGGTTTCTGCGCCCCTGTCACGGCGTGCAGCTGCCGCAAGGACGGTTCCTGCACTTTTACGCCGGTGATCTGGTGCGCGCGCCGTCGGGGCAATTTCACGTCCTCACCGATCGCACGCAGGCCCCGTCAGGCGCCGGGTATGCCCTGGAAAACCGCATCATCATCGCCCGCGTCTTCCCCGACGTGTTTCGCGACTGCAACGTGCAGCGCCTGGCCCTGTTCTTTCGCTCCATGCGCCAGATGCTGGCCGCGCTGGCCCCGGAGAATCGCGAGAACCCGCGCATCGTCCTGCTCAGCCCGGGGCCGTACAACGCCACTTACTTTGAACAGGCGTTCCTGGCGCAGTATCTCGGTTACATGCTGGTCGACGGCGCTGACCTCACGGTGCGCGACGGGCGGGTGTTCTTGAAGACGCTGGGCGGCCTGCACCAGGTCGACGTGATCCTGCGGCGACTCAACGACGAGTTCTGCGATCCGCTGGAGCTGCGCGCCGATTCGACGCTGGGCATTCCTGGCCTCACGCAAGCGGTGCGCGATGGCAACGTGGCGGTGGCGAACGCTCTCGGCTCGGGCATCCTGCAGATGCCGGCGCTGGTGCCGTTTCTGCCGGCCATCTGCCGCGGGCTTTTGGGCGAGGAATTGAAGATGCCGTCGGTGCCGTCGTGGTGGTGCGGCGATCCGGCGGCGCTTTCCCACGTGCGCGCCAACATCGATCACCTGGTGATCAAACAGGCCTACGCGTCGCCGGGAAATTACGGCCAGACGCTCTTCGGCGAAGCGTTGAGCCAGGCCCAGCGCGACGAGCTGCTGGCCCGGGTGGCGGCCGCGCCGGCGCGCTTCGTGGCCCAGGAACGCATCTTCCCGTCGACGACGCCGCTCATGAACGGCGACCAACTGATCCCGCGGCAGATGATCATACGCAGCTTTCTGGTCGCCCGCGGCGACGGCAGCGGCTACGACGTGATGCCGGGCGCGCTGAGCTTGATCGCCGGCGGCCCCGACGAGCACGAGATCTCCATGCAAGCCGGCGCCGGCAGCAAGGACACCTGGGTGGTCAGCGGCGGCCCGGTGAGCACGTTCAGCCTGCTGCCGCCGTCCAGCCAGCCGATCGCGCTTTCCCGCGGCGGCGGCGATCTGCCCAGCCGCGTGGCCGACAATCTCTTCTGGCTGGGGCGATACGCCGAACGCGCCGAGGCCATCGCCCGTCTGGCGCGCACCATCTGTCTGCGGCTGTCCGAACAGACGGATCCCCGCCTGGTCGAAGGGTCCGAGCTGACGCCCTTGCTGGTCGCGCTTTACATGCAGACGCACGCCACGCTGAACCCGCCGCCACCATCGACGACGCCGCCGGCGCCCGAGGAACGATTGTTCGACGCCATCTTCGACGGCCAGCACGCCGGGACCCTGCGCGCCACCATCCGGTCCACGCACCGGGTGGCGGGCGTCATTCGCGATCGCATCTCCGCCGACACCTGGCGCGTGCTGACCGCGCTGGATCAAGAGATCCGCGAGGTCGACCGCGGCGCCGGCAGCTATCACGTGTCGGGGCTGGCCCGATTGCTCGATCGCCTGGTGATGAACCTGGCCGCGCTGTCCGGGATGGTCATGGAGAGCATGACCCGCGGGCAAGCCTGGCGATTTCTGGACATGGGCCGGCGCCTGGAACGCGCCATCAACATGGTCTTCCTGATGCGCGCGGCGCTGACCACCACCATCGAACGCGAAGGCCCGCTGCTGGAAGCGGTGCTGGAAGTCGCCGACAGCAGCATCACCTATCGGCGGCGGTACCTGGCCAGCCTGCAGGTGACGCCGGTGATCGACATGCTGCTGGCCGACGAGACCAACCCGCGCTCGGTCGCCTATCAATTGAGCGCGCTGGCCACGCACATGAGCCACCTTCCTGGGCAAGCGCGGGCTGGCGCCGGTGGCGAGGAGCGCATCGTGGCGGGGGGGATCGATCGGGTGCGCACCGCCGATCTGATGGCGCTCGGCGCGGCTGACAGCCACGGTCAGCGGCCGCCGCTGGCGGCGCTGCTGGAACAGATGGGCCGCGATCTTCCGCGGCTGTCAGACGTGCTTTCCGCCAGCTATCTCAGCCACGCGGCGGTGTCGCGGCAACTGGCCGAAGACGCCAGCGACGGAGGACCGCGACGGTGA
- a CDS encoding transglutaminase family protein has product MIYRVVHVTEYQYAEPVSTSHHQLFLSPRPALNQTTDAETITITPQPVARRERVDSFGNRCTHIEMQAPHRQLHVESRFNVDVRAPAAPPMSSPPWEEVRDCLRRPRTPALLDACGFSFESPQVQLLPQARVYAQESFTPGRPLIEALLDLTQRIHGEFTYDSRATTVSTPVAQVMSHRRGVCQDFAHLQIACLRTLGLAARYVSGYLMTTPPPGRPRLVGADASHAWLSVYNSHSGWIDVDPTNNVIPSDHHITVAWGRDFSDVTPMRGVILGGGAHDVRVAVDVVPTTTAETATALS; this is encoded by the coding sequence GTGATCTACCGCGTCGTTCACGTCACCGAATATCAATACGCCGAGCCGGTCTCGACGTCGCACCATCAACTGTTCTTGTCGCCGCGTCCGGCGCTGAACCAGACCACCGACGCCGAGACCATCACCATCACCCCGCAACCGGTGGCCCGGCGCGAGCGCGTCGATTCCTTCGGCAACCGCTGCACGCACATCGAGATGCAGGCGCCGCACCGGCAGCTGCACGTGGAATCGCGCTTCAACGTCGACGTGCGGGCGCCGGCCGCGCCGCCCATGTCGTCGCCGCCCTGGGAAGAGGTGCGCGACTGCCTGAGACGCCCGCGCACGCCGGCGCTGCTGGACGCCTGCGGGTTCAGCTTCGAATCGCCGCAGGTCCAGCTTTTGCCGCAGGCGCGCGTCTACGCGCAGGAATCCTTCACCCCCGGCCGACCGCTGATCGAGGCGCTGCTGGATCTGACCCAGCGGATCCACGGCGAGTTCACCTACGACAGCCGCGCCACCACCGTGTCGACGCCGGTGGCGCAGGTGATGAGCCACCGCCGCGGCGTGTGCCAGGACTTTGCCCATCTGCAGATCGCCTGCCTGCGCACGCTGGGGTTGGCCGCGCGTTATGTCAGCGGGTATCTGATGACCACGCCGCCGCCGGGCCGCCCGCGCCTGGTGGGCGCCGACGCCTCGCACGCCTGGCTGTCGGTCTACAACTCGCACAGCGGGTGGATCGACGTCGATCCCACCAACAACGTCATCCCCAGCGACCATCACATCACCGTCGCCTGGGGCCGCGATTTCAGCGACGTCACGCCCATGCGCGGCGTGATCCTGGGCGGCGGCGCCCACGACGTGCGCGTGGCCGTCGACGTGGTGCCAACGACCACGGCCGAGACCGCGACGGCGCTGTCCTGA
- the eat gene encoding ethanolamine permease, whose amino-acid sequence MTELKKALGPVMLWGLGVGYVISGMYFGWNLGLPLGGTWGMLAATVVATVLYLAFIFSYAELACALPRAGGAFDFGLRAFGPLGGLLLGVAQLVEFLFAPPAIAAAIGAYFNLFFPAVPASAIAIVAYVLFTALNVWGIKQAAAFELFVTVAAVGELLLFIAITGPHFHLANLGLNGLPNGWGGLFPCLPFAVWMYLGIEGLANAAEEARHPQRDIARGFGWAMVTLVVLALGVFFSSIGVAGWAAIVYPTPGAAPSDSPLPLAMGRVVGSSGALYHLLITVGLFGLVASFHGIVLAAGRAALEMGRTGYAPRFLGRVNPRTGTPAVALIVNAIIGVAAILSSHTAELIVLSGFGALTLYALSMIALFVLRRREPELPRPFRALAYPLFPALALGLSLVAIVAMAWSNRGVAVAYAAILAGAGTYFRLTRPQR is encoded by the coding sequence ATGACCGAGCTGAAGAAAGCCCTGGGCCCCGTCATGCTGTGGGGCCTGGGCGTCGGCTACGTCATCTCGGGAATGTATTTCGGCTGGAACCTGGGCCTGCCTCTCGGTGGCACGTGGGGCATGCTGGCCGCCACCGTCGTGGCCACGGTGCTGTACCTGGCCTTTATCTTCAGCTACGCCGAGCTGGCCTGTGCCCTGCCCCGCGCCGGTGGCGCCTTCGATTTTGGTCTGCGCGCGTTTGGACCGCTGGGCGGGCTTCTTCTGGGCGTGGCACAGCTGGTGGAGTTTCTCTTCGCCCCGCCGGCCATCGCCGCCGCCATCGGCGCCTACTTCAATTTGTTTTTTCCGGCTGTGCCGGCGTCGGCCATCGCCATCGTCGCGTACGTCCTTTTCACCGCCCTGAACGTCTGGGGCATCAAGCAAGCCGCCGCCTTCGAGTTGTTCGTCACCGTCGCCGCCGTCGGCGAGTTGCTGCTGTTCATCGCCATCACCGGGCCGCACTTTCATCTCGCCAACCTCGGCCTCAACGGACTGCCGAACGGTTGGGGCGGCTTGTTCCCCTGCTTGCCGTTCGCCGTGTGGATGTACCTCGGCATCGAAGGCCTGGCCAACGCCGCCGAGGAAGCCCGTCACCCGCAGCGCGACATCGCCCGCGGCTTCGGCTGGGCGATGGTCACGCTGGTGGTGCTGGCCCTGGGGGTTTTTTTCAGCAGCATCGGCGTCGCCGGTTGGGCGGCCATCGTCTATCCCACGCCCGGCGCCGCGCCGTCTGACAGTCCGCTGCCGCTGGCCATGGGGCGCGTCGTCGGCAGCAGCGGAGCGCTTTATCACCTGCTGATCACCGTCGGACTGTTCGGTTTGGTGGCGTCGTTTCACGGCATCGTGCTGGCCGCCGGGCGCGCCGCACTGGAGATGGGCCGCACCGGATACGCGCCCCGGTTCCTGGGTCGCGTGAACCCGCGCACCGGCACGCCGGCCGTCGCGCTGATCGTCAACGCCATCATCGGCGTGGCGGCCATTCTTTCCAGCCACACCGCCGAGCTGATCGTGCTGTCCGGTTTCGGGGCGCTGACCTTGTACGCGCTGTCGATGATCGCGCTCTTCGTCCTGCGCCGTCGCGAGCCCGAATTGCCGCGCCCCTTTCGCGCCCTCGCCTATCCGCTGTTTCCCGCTCTGGCGCTGGGCCTGTCGCTGGTCGCCATCGTCGCCATGGCCTGGAGCAACCGCGGCGTCGCCGTCGCCTATGCGGCGATCCTGGCCGGCGCGGGGACGTACTTTAGACTGACCCGCCCCCAGCGGTGA
- a CDS encoding chitosanase — translation MRVNTRLVLSLVAFCLAASLGCSSSNGAPGAGAGGSGGAGNGTGGTVAPGSGSGGISGTGGAGTGGAPAATGGATGSGGAPVDAATGSGGATATDASTVDSGGNTGVLGDGTMCSYTDDKQFCACLNATCGGDTLNDQTKMARSIYCGQCTGTATCIGRASAAGGAIGICEMLKGLTSGQKQKAAGLTSIWENSTPTLQYGFSSDIGDGRGYTSGRAGFCTGTGDAIIVVQCYAAAKPGNPLAKFIPELIRLEQKFVASNGDLQGDTSGLQGYTTAWMSSGNDAIFRSCQDSAVDAIYYGAALKKATDKKFTKALTTVSLWDGQIMHGESDPNFGMLAMMAKADTMVTLSDPPTAQQESDWLGAFHKIRAQVMTTRDEWVGNIYRVATYEQLRKAGNMDFTGCVQTGGVSASTYWPGLPNDRSPSFNVCGD, via the coding sequence ATGCGAGTGAACACGCGGCTGGTGCTGTCCCTGGTGGCCTTCTGTCTGGCGGCGAGCCTTGGCTGCAGTTCATCCAATGGTGCACCCGGTGCGGGAGCCGGCGGCAGCGGTGGAGCCGGCAACGGCACCGGCGGCACAGTGGCGCCGGGCAGCGGCTCGGGTGGGATCAGCGGAACCGGCGGCGCGGGCACAGGCGGTGCGCCGGCGGCGACGGGCGGCGCCACCGGCAGCGGCGGCGCTCCGGTCGACGCGGCGACGGGCAGCGGCGGCGCTACGGCAACAGACGCGTCCACCGTCGACAGCGGCGGGAACACCGGCGTCCTCGGCGACGGAACGATGTGTTCGTACACCGACGACAAACAATTCTGCGCCTGTCTGAACGCCACCTGCGGCGGCGACACCTTGAACGACCAGACGAAGATGGCCCGCAGCATCTATTGCGGCCAGTGCACCGGCACCGCCACCTGCATCGGGCGGGCAAGCGCGGCCGGGGGCGCCATCGGTATCTGCGAAATGCTGAAGGGCCTGACCAGCGGCCAGAAACAAAAAGCGGCCGGGCTGACCAGCATCTGGGAGAACAGCACGCCGACCTTGCAATACGGCTTCTCGTCGGACATCGGTGATGGGCGCGGCTACACCAGCGGGCGGGCGGGATTTTGCACCGGCACCGGCGACGCCATCATCGTCGTGCAGTGCTACGCCGCCGCCAAGCCGGGCAACCCGCTGGCCAAGTTCATCCCTGAGCTCATCCGCCTGGAGCAAAAGTTCGTCGCCAGCAACGGCGATCTGCAGGGCGACACCTCGGGCTTGCAGGGTTACACCACGGCGTGGATGTCGTCGGGCAACGATGCCATTTTTCGTTCCTGTCAGGACTCGGCGGTCGATGCGATCTATTACGGCGCCGCGCTGAAGAAGGCGACTGACAAAAAATTTACAAAGGCGCTGACCACCGTATCGCTGTGGGACGGACAGATCATGCACGGCGAATCGGATCCCAATTTCGGCATGCTGGCGATGATGGCCAAGGCCGACACGATGGTGACGCTGTCCGATCCGCCCACTGCCCAGCAAGAGAGCGACTGGCTGGGTGCCTTCCACAAGATCCGCGCCCAGGTGATGACCACCCGGGACGAGTGGGTGGGAAACATCTACCGCGTCGCCACCTATGAACAGCTGCGCAAGGCCGGCAACATGGACTTCACCGGCTGCGTCCAAACCGGCGGCGTCAGCGCCAGCACGTACTGGCCCGGGCTGCCCAACGACCGCTCTCCCTCCTTCAACGTCTGCGGCGACTGA